From the Perca flavescens isolate YP-PL-M2 chromosome 21, PFLA_1.0, whole genome shotgun sequence genome, one window contains:
- the epas1a gene encoding endothelial PAS domain-containing protein 1 translates to MTADKEKRRVISRDAARRRRRVESEVFADLSRLLPLQQSVQNHLDKPSVIRLTLSYIRMHTLLKGITGTKAEASHAVKCEPVMESGEEWQGCDRGRDDEEKKNDDVEASEETNMFLRIIEGFLIVLSTEGDMIYLSDNVSKYMGLTQTELMGHNIFEFTHPCDHEEIRNNLRLTAEEVWCGAKRDFVMRIKGALTHRGRNSNLKSATWKVLHCQGRAKVCVAPSSLSCLLLTCQPLPLSHTLLSTHTFTSQHSMDMRFTYCDQRITLLLGYSTEELLGRSIYDLCHTLDTNCLTKNHLNLCLKSQSVSGQYRMLVRGGGYVWVESHSAVIPSVRPSKFRPGAHQPLCILCVTYVLSGVEEPSLQLSLDQTVHRYLR, encoded by the exons ATGACAGCCGACAAGGAGAAGAGAAG GGTGATCAGCCGCGATGCAGCCAGAAGGAGACGACGGGTGGAGTCTGAGGTGTTTGCAGATTTGTCTCGCCTCCTGCCGCTCCAACAGTCTGTCCAAAATCACCTGGACAAGCCCTCAGTCATTCGCCTCACCCTCAGCTACATACGCATGCACACGCTGCTCAAAG GGATTACTGGGACAAAAGCAGAGGCCAGTCACGCAGTAAAATGTGAACCAGTAATGGAAAGTGGAGAGGAATGGCAAGGGTGTGACAGAGGACGTGACgatgaggagaaaaaaaatgatgatgtGGAGGCCTCGGAGGAGACAAACATGTTCCTGAGGATCATTGAGGGATTTTTGATAGTCCTGTCCACTGAGGGAGACATGATCTACCTGTCTGACAACGTCAGCAAGTACATGGGTTTGACACAg ACTGAGCTGATGGGACACAATATTTTTGAGTTTACTCACCCTTGTGACCACGAGGAAATCAGAAATAACCTACGTCTaacagcag AAGAAGTTTGGTGCGGTGCAAAGAGGGACTTTGTCATGAGGATAAAAGGTGCTCTGACACACAGAGGAAGAAACTCTAACCTCAAGTCAGCTACGTGGAAG GTTCTCCACTGTCAGGGCCGAGCAAAGGTGTGTGTCGCCCCATCTTCACTTTCCTGCCTGCTGCTGACCTGCCAGCCTCtgcccctctcacacacacttctcagcACACACACCTTTACCAGCCAGCACAGTATGGACATGAGGTTCACTTACTGTGACCAGAG AATTACTCTGCTTTTAGGTTACAGTACCGAGGAGCTGCTGGGCCGTTCCATCTATGATCTCTGTCATACACTGGACACAAACTGTTTGACCAAAAACCATCTCAACT tgtgtttaaagagtcagtcagtcagtggtcagtaccGGATGCTGGTGAGAGGTGGAGGTTACGTCTGGGTGGAGAGTCACAGTGCTGTCATCCCCAGCGTCCGACCCTCCAAGTTCAGGCCTGGCGCCCACCAGCCGCTCTGCATCCTCTGTGTTACCTATGTCCTCAG TGGAGTGGAGGAGCCGTCCCTGCAGCTCTCTTTGGACCAGACTGTCCACAGATATTTGAGATGA